A stretch of the Clarias gariepinus isolate MV-2021 ecotype Netherlands chromosome 26, CGAR_prim_01v2, whole genome shotgun sequence genome encodes the following:
- the brd9 gene encoding bromodomain-containing protein 9 isoform X1: protein MGKKHKKYKPEWRTVDGDYEDQPLDKPLKLVLKVGGSEVTELSGSGHDSSYYDDRSDHERERHKEKKKKKKKKSEKEKDKHMDDEERRRRKEEKKKKREREQLENAASAPVEPFTLTKPVEVVVEERKRKREKFEPEAEEFHPSVKVESETQVDRPVRACRTQQESESTPRQQLLEHFLRLLQRKDPHGFFAFPVTDVIAPGYSTIIKHPMDFSTMKDKIAMNDYKTVTEFKADFKLMCDNAMVYNRPETVYYKAAKKLLHTGFKMMSKERLLALKRSMSFMHDMDFSQQAAILGDEDVAGEEPVPEVTHFHPESAKKSKKQPVKEPMMSDLYEPEGNACSLTDSTAEEHVLALVEHAADEARDRINRYMPNSKVCDVYALLFRKTHKANVLPNKVFLCVCVCVCIQIGYIKKEGDGALVYNVVNQDPEAEDEETHTVDLSSLSNKLLPGFTTLGFKDDRRHKVTFLSSAYNTQTLQNNSVYPDLLPEEMDMLYSAYGDETGVQCALSLQEFVKDCGGFTKRFVDDLLDKMTANDHSKAIYQIRQKRNMPVDESKSALCDMQSADEAIMDSRSVLDFMGLKNYPDMTLDMLNPLAGKPVKKEPEHEDSHQHFDDTAKLLQEFQDAAVDRVGSRPSSNLSSLSNVSERDQHHLGSSPHMGVGDQSEMVHDPYEFLQSPEPDSGS, encoded by the exons ATGGGAAAGAAgcacaaaaaatacaaaccGGAATGGAGAACTGTGGACGGAG ATTATGAGGACCAGCCCTTGGACAAGCCGTTGAAGTTGGTGTTGAAGGTTGGGGGCAGCGAGGTCACTGAACTCTCTGGCTCGGGGCACGATTCGAGTTACTACGATGACCGCTCCGACCACGAACGGGAGCgccacaaagaaaagaaaaagaagaagaagaaaaaatctgaaaaggaGAAGGACAAGCACATGGATGAtgaggaaagaagaagaagaaag gaggagaagaagaaaaagcgtGAAAGGGAGCAGCTAGAAAATGCAGCCAGTGCCCCTGTCGAGCCCTTCACCCTGACTAAGCCTGTTGAG GTGGTGGTGGAAgaaaggaagaggaagagggaaAAGTTTGAGCCCGAGGCTGAAGAGTTTCACCCCAGTGTGAAGGTAGAGTCGGAGACGCAGGTGGACCGGCCTGTCCGAGCCTGCCGCACTCAGCAAG AGAGCGAAAGCACGCCTCGCCAGCAACTCCTTGAGCACTTCCTGCGTCTTCTACAGAG GAAAGATCCTCATGGGTTTTTTGCCTTCCCGGTGACGGACGTCATAGCACCAGGATACTCCACAATCATCAAACACCCCATGGACTTCAGCACCATGAAGGACAAAATTGCTATGAACGATTACAAAACAGTCACAGAGTTTAAG GCCGACTTCAAGCTGATGTGCGACAACGCCATGGTGTATAACAGACCTGAGACAGTCTACTATAAAGCTGCTAAGAAGCTTCTTCACACTGGGTTCAAGATGATGAGCAAA GAGCGGCTGTTAGCTCTGAAGCGCAGCATGTCTTTCATGCACGACATGGATTTCTCTCAGCAGGCCGCCATTCTTGGCGACGAGGACGTGGCCGGTGAGGAGCCTGTTCCAGAAGTCACGCATTTCCACCCGGAGTCTGCCAAAAAGTCCAAAAAGCAGCCAGTTAAAGAGCCCATGATGAG TGATCTGTACGAGCCAGAGGGAAATGCGTGTAGCCTGACGGACAGCACGGCGGAGGAACACGTCCTGGCGCTAGTGGAGCACGCCGCTGATGAGGCCCGCGATCGCATCAACCGCTACATGCCAAACTCGAAGGTATGCGATGTCTATGCACTACTGTTCAGAAAGACACATAAAGCAAATGTGCTTCCTAACAaggtttttttatgtgtgtgtgtgtgtgtgtgtattcagatAGGATACATTAAAAAGGAAGGAGATGGAGCTCTGGTTTATAATGTAGTGAATCAGGATCCAGAGGCAGAAG ATGAAGAAACCCATACTGTGGATTTAAGCTCACTGTCGAATAAACTGTTACCTGGATTTACAACACTGGGCTTCAAAGATGACCGGAGACACAAGG TGACATTCCTCAGCAGTGCGTACAACACTCAGACACTACAGAACAACTCTGTCTACCCGGACCTGCTTCCTGAGGAGATGGACATGCTGTACTCTGCTTATGGGGACGAGACGGGGGTGCAGTGCGCTCTCAG CCTCCAGGAGTTTGTAAAGGACTGCGGCGGCTTTACCAAGAGGTTCGTCGATGATCTGTTAGATAAAATGACAGCCAACGATCACTCCAAGGCCATCTACCAAATCCGACAG AAAAGAAACATGCCAGTGGACGAATCCAAGTCTGCTTTATGTGACATGCAg AGTGCAGACGAAGCCATAATGGACAGTAGATCAGTGCTGGACTTCATGGGTCTGAAGAATTACCCAGATATGACCCTGGACATGCTCAACCCTCTGG caGGGAAACCTGTAAAGAAGGAGCCGGAGCATGAGGACAGCCACCAGCACTTTGATGACACGGCCAAGCTCCTACAGGAATTCCAGGACGCAGCGGTGGACAGGGTCGGATCCAGACCGTCCTCCaatctctcctctctctccaaTGTCTCAGAGAGAGACCAGCACCATTTAG GAAGCTCACCTCACATGGGTGTTGGAGACCAATCGGAGATGGTTCACGACCCTTACGAATTCTTGCAGTCTCCAGAGCCGGACTCGGGCAGCTGA
- the brd9 gene encoding bromodomain-containing protein 9 isoform X4: MGKKHKKYKPEWRTVDGDYEDQPLDKPLKLVLKVGGSEVTELSGSGHDSSYYDDRSDHERERHKEKKKKKKKKSEKEKDKHMDDEERRRRKEEKKKKREREQLENAASAPVEPFTLTKPVEVVVEERKRKREKFEPEAEEFHPSVKVESETQVDRPVRACRTQQESESTPRQQLLEHFLRLLQRKDPHGFFAFPVTDVIAPGYSTIIKHPMDFSTMKDKIAMNDYKTVTEFKADFKLMCDNAMVYNRPETVYYKAAKKLLHTGFKMMSKQAAILGDEDVAGEEPVPEVTHFHPESAKKSKKQPVKEPMMSDLYEPEGNACSLTDSTAEEHVLALVEHAADEARDRINRYMPNSKIGYIKKEGDGALVYNVVNQDPEAEDEETHTVDLSSLSNKLLPGFTTLGFKDDRRHKVTFLSSAYNTQTLQNNSVYPDLLPEEMDMLYSAYGDETGVQCALSLQEFVKDCGGFTKRFVDDLLDKMTANDHSKAIYQIRQKRNMPVDESKSALCDMQSADEAIMDSRSVLDFMGLKNYPDMTLDMLNPLAGKPVKKEPEHEDSHQHFDDTAKLLQEFQDAAVDRVGSRPSSNLSSLSNVSERDQHHLGSSPHMGVGDQSEMVHDPYEFLQSPEPDSGS; the protein is encoded by the exons ATGGGAAAGAAgcacaaaaaatacaaaccGGAATGGAGAACTGTGGACGGAG ATTATGAGGACCAGCCCTTGGACAAGCCGTTGAAGTTGGTGTTGAAGGTTGGGGGCAGCGAGGTCACTGAACTCTCTGGCTCGGGGCACGATTCGAGTTACTACGATGACCGCTCCGACCACGAACGGGAGCgccacaaagaaaagaaaaagaagaagaagaaaaaatctgaaaaggaGAAGGACAAGCACATGGATGAtgaggaaagaagaagaagaaag gaggagaagaagaaaaagcgtGAAAGGGAGCAGCTAGAAAATGCAGCCAGTGCCCCTGTCGAGCCCTTCACCCTGACTAAGCCTGTTGAG GTGGTGGTGGAAgaaaggaagaggaagagggaaAAGTTTGAGCCCGAGGCTGAAGAGTTTCACCCCAGTGTGAAGGTAGAGTCGGAGACGCAGGTGGACCGGCCTGTCCGAGCCTGCCGCACTCAGCAAG AGAGCGAAAGCACGCCTCGCCAGCAACTCCTTGAGCACTTCCTGCGTCTTCTACAGAG GAAAGATCCTCATGGGTTTTTTGCCTTCCCGGTGACGGACGTCATAGCACCAGGATACTCCACAATCATCAAACACCCCATGGACTTCAGCACCATGAAGGACAAAATTGCTATGAACGATTACAAAACAGTCACAGAGTTTAAG GCCGACTTCAAGCTGATGTGCGACAACGCCATGGTGTATAACAGACCTGAGACAGTCTACTATAAAGCTGCTAAGAAGCTTCTTCACACTGGGTTCAAGATGATGAGCAAA CAGGCCGCCATTCTTGGCGACGAGGACGTGGCCGGTGAGGAGCCTGTTCCAGAAGTCACGCATTTCCACCCGGAGTCTGCCAAAAAGTCCAAAAAGCAGCCAGTTAAAGAGCCCATGATGAG TGATCTGTACGAGCCAGAGGGAAATGCGTGTAGCCTGACGGACAGCACGGCGGAGGAACACGTCCTGGCGCTAGTGGAGCACGCCGCTGATGAGGCCCGCGATCGCATCAACCGCTACATGCCAAACTCGAAG atAGGATACATTAAAAAGGAAGGAGATGGAGCTCTGGTTTATAATGTAGTGAATCAGGATCCAGAGGCAGAAG ATGAAGAAACCCATACTGTGGATTTAAGCTCACTGTCGAATAAACTGTTACCTGGATTTACAACACTGGGCTTCAAAGATGACCGGAGACACAAGG TGACATTCCTCAGCAGTGCGTACAACACTCAGACACTACAGAACAACTCTGTCTACCCGGACCTGCTTCCTGAGGAGATGGACATGCTGTACTCTGCTTATGGGGACGAGACGGGGGTGCAGTGCGCTCTCAG CCTCCAGGAGTTTGTAAAGGACTGCGGCGGCTTTACCAAGAGGTTCGTCGATGATCTGTTAGATAAAATGACAGCCAACGATCACTCCAAGGCCATCTACCAAATCCGACAG AAAAGAAACATGCCAGTGGACGAATCCAAGTCTGCTTTATGTGACATGCAg AGTGCAGACGAAGCCATAATGGACAGTAGATCAGTGCTGGACTTCATGGGTCTGAAGAATTACCCAGATATGACCCTGGACATGCTCAACCCTCTGG caGGGAAACCTGTAAAGAAGGAGCCGGAGCATGAGGACAGCCACCAGCACTTTGATGACACGGCCAAGCTCCTACAGGAATTCCAGGACGCAGCGGTGGACAGGGTCGGATCCAGACCGTCCTCCaatctctcctctctctccaaTGTCTCAGAGAGAGACCAGCACCATTTAG GAAGCTCACCTCACATGGGTGTTGGAGACCAATCGGAGATGGTTCACGACCCTTACGAATTCTTGCAGTCTCCAGAGCCGGACTCGGGCAGCTGA
- the brd9 gene encoding bromodomain-containing protein 9 isoform X5 yields the protein MGKKHKKYKPEWRTVDGDYEDQPLDKPLKLVLKVGGSEVTELSGSGHDSSYYDDRSDHERERHKEKKKKKKKKSEKEKDKHMDDEERRRRKEEKKKKREREQLENAASAPVEPFTLTKPVEVVVEERKRKREKFEPEAEEFHPSVKVESETQVDRPVRACRTQQESESTPRQQLLEHFLRLLQRKDPHGFFAFPVTDVIAPGYSTIIKHPMDFSTMKDKIAMNDYKTVTEFKADFKLMCDNAMVYNRPETVYYKAAKKLLHTGFKMMSKAAILGDEDVAGEEPVPEVTHFHPESAKKSKKQPVKEPMMSDLYEPEGNACSLTDSTAEEHVLALVEHAADEARDRINRYMPNSKIGYIKKEGDGALVYNVVNQDPEAEDEETHTVDLSSLSNKLLPGFTTLGFKDDRRHKVTFLSSAYNTQTLQNNSVYPDLLPEEMDMLYSAYGDETGVQCALSLQEFVKDCGGFTKRFVDDLLDKMTANDHSKAIYQIRQKRNMPVDESKSALCDMQSADEAIMDSRSVLDFMGLKNYPDMTLDMLNPLAGKPVKKEPEHEDSHQHFDDTAKLLQEFQDAAVDRVGSRPSSNLSSLSNVSERDQHHLGSSPHMGVGDQSEMVHDPYEFLQSPEPDSGS from the exons ATGGGAAAGAAgcacaaaaaatacaaaccGGAATGGAGAACTGTGGACGGAG ATTATGAGGACCAGCCCTTGGACAAGCCGTTGAAGTTGGTGTTGAAGGTTGGGGGCAGCGAGGTCACTGAACTCTCTGGCTCGGGGCACGATTCGAGTTACTACGATGACCGCTCCGACCACGAACGGGAGCgccacaaagaaaagaaaaagaagaagaagaaaaaatctgaaaaggaGAAGGACAAGCACATGGATGAtgaggaaagaagaagaagaaag gaggagaagaagaaaaagcgtGAAAGGGAGCAGCTAGAAAATGCAGCCAGTGCCCCTGTCGAGCCCTTCACCCTGACTAAGCCTGTTGAG GTGGTGGTGGAAgaaaggaagaggaagagggaaAAGTTTGAGCCCGAGGCTGAAGAGTTTCACCCCAGTGTGAAGGTAGAGTCGGAGACGCAGGTGGACCGGCCTGTCCGAGCCTGCCGCACTCAGCAAG AGAGCGAAAGCACGCCTCGCCAGCAACTCCTTGAGCACTTCCTGCGTCTTCTACAGAG GAAAGATCCTCATGGGTTTTTTGCCTTCCCGGTGACGGACGTCATAGCACCAGGATACTCCACAATCATCAAACACCCCATGGACTTCAGCACCATGAAGGACAAAATTGCTATGAACGATTACAAAACAGTCACAGAGTTTAAG GCCGACTTCAAGCTGATGTGCGACAACGCCATGGTGTATAACAGACCTGAGACAGTCTACTATAAAGCTGCTAAGAAGCTTCTTCACACTGGGTTCAAGATGATGAGCAAA GCCGCCATTCTTGGCGACGAGGACGTGGCCGGTGAGGAGCCTGTTCCAGAAGTCACGCATTTCCACCCGGAGTCTGCCAAAAAGTCCAAAAAGCAGCCAGTTAAAGAGCCCATGATGAG TGATCTGTACGAGCCAGAGGGAAATGCGTGTAGCCTGACGGACAGCACGGCGGAGGAACACGTCCTGGCGCTAGTGGAGCACGCCGCTGATGAGGCCCGCGATCGCATCAACCGCTACATGCCAAACTCGAAG atAGGATACATTAAAAAGGAAGGAGATGGAGCTCTGGTTTATAATGTAGTGAATCAGGATCCAGAGGCAGAAG ATGAAGAAACCCATACTGTGGATTTAAGCTCACTGTCGAATAAACTGTTACCTGGATTTACAACACTGGGCTTCAAAGATGACCGGAGACACAAGG TGACATTCCTCAGCAGTGCGTACAACACTCAGACACTACAGAACAACTCTGTCTACCCGGACCTGCTTCCTGAGGAGATGGACATGCTGTACTCTGCTTATGGGGACGAGACGGGGGTGCAGTGCGCTCTCAG CCTCCAGGAGTTTGTAAAGGACTGCGGCGGCTTTACCAAGAGGTTCGTCGATGATCTGTTAGATAAAATGACAGCCAACGATCACTCCAAGGCCATCTACCAAATCCGACAG AAAAGAAACATGCCAGTGGACGAATCCAAGTCTGCTTTATGTGACATGCAg AGTGCAGACGAAGCCATAATGGACAGTAGATCAGTGCTGGACTTCATGGGTCTGAAGAATTACCCAGATATGACCCTGGACATGCTCAACCCTCTGG caGGGAAACCTGTAAAGAAGGAGCCGGAGCATGAGGACAGCCACCAGCACTTTGATGACACGGCCAAGCTCCTACAGGAATTCCAGGACGCAGCGGTGGACAGGGTCGGATCCAGACCGTCCTCCaatctctcctctctctccaaTGTCTCAGAGAGAGACCAGCACCATTTAG GAAGCTCACCTCACATGGGTGTTGGAGACCAATCGGAGATGGTTCACGACCCTTACGAATTCTTGCAGTCTCCAGAGCCGGACTCGGGCAGCTGA
- the brd9 gene encoding bromodomain-containing protein 9 isoform X2, whose translation MGKKHKKYKPEWRTVDGDYEDQPLDKPLKLVLKVGGSEVTELSGSGHDSSYYDDRSDHERERHKEKKKKKKKKSEKEKDKHMDDEERRRRKEEKKKKREREQLENAASAPVEPFTLTKPVEVVVEERKRKREKFEPEAEEFHPSVKVESETQVDRPVRACRTQQESESTPRQQLLEHFLRLLQRKDPHGFFAFPVTDVIAPGYSTIIKHPMDFSTMKDKIAMNDYKTVTEFKADFKLMCDNAMVYNRPETVYYKAAKKLLHTGFKMMSKERLLALKRSMSFMHDMDFSQQAAILGDEDVAGEEPVPEVTHFHPESAKKSKKQPVKEPMMSDLYEPEGNACSLTDSTAEEHVLALVEHAADEARDRINRYMPNSKIGYIKKEGDGALVYNVVNQDPEAEDEETHTVDLSSLSNKLLPGFTTLGFKDDRRHKVTFLSSAYNTQTLQNNSVYPDLLPEEMDMLYSAYGDETGVQCALSLQEFVKDCGGFTKRFVDDLLDKMTANDHSKAIYQIRQKRNMPVDESKSALCDMQSADEAIMDSRSVLDFMGLKNYPDMTLDMLNPLAGKPVKKEPEHEDSHQHFDDTAKLLQEFQDAAVDRVGSRPSSNLSSLSNVSERDQHHLGSSPHMGVGDQSEMVHDPYEFLQSPEPDSGS comes from the exons ATGGGAAAGAAgcacaaaaaatacaaaccGGAATGGAGAACTGTGGACGGAG ATTATGAGGACCAGCCCTTGGACAAGCCGTTGAAGTTGGTGTTGAAGGTTGGGGGCAGCGAGGTCACTGAACTCTCTGGCTCGGGGCACGATTCGAGTTACTACGATGACCGCTCCGACCACGAACGGGAGCgccacaaagaaaagaaaaagaagaagaagaaaaaatctgaaaaggaGAAGGACAAGCACATGGATGAtgaggaaagaagaagaagaaag gaggagaagaagaaaaagcgtGAAAGGGAGCAGCTAGAAAATGCAGCCAGTGCCCCTGTCGAGCCCTTCACCCTGACTAAGCCTGTTGAG GTGGTGGTGGAAgaaaggaagaggaagagggaaAAGTTTGAGCCCGAGGCTGAAGAGTTTCACCCCAGTGTGAAGGTAGAGTCGGAGACGCAGGTGGACCGGCCTGTCCGAGCCTGCCGCACTCAGCAAG AGAGCGAAAGCACGCCTCGCCAGCAACTCCTTGAGCACTTCCTGCGTCTTCTACAGAG GAAAGATCCTCATGGGTTTTTTGCCTTCCCGGTGACGGACGTCATAGCACCAGGATACTCCACAATCATCAAACACCCCATGGACTTCAGCACCATGAAGGACAAAATTGCTATGAACGATTACAAAACAGTCACAGAGTTTAAG GCCGACTTCAAGCTGATGTGCGACAACGCCATGGTGTATAACAGACCTGAGACAGTCTACTATAAAGCTGCTAAGAAGCTTCTTCACACTGGGTTCAAGATGATGAGCAAA GAGCGGCTGTTAGCTCTGAAGCGCAGCATGTCTTTCATGCACGACATGGATTTCTCTCAGCAGGCCGCCATTCTTGGCGACGAGGACGTGGCCGGTGAGGAGCCTGTTCCAGAAGTCACGCATTTCCACCCGGAGTCTGCCAAAAAGTCCAAAAAGCAGCCAGTTAAAGAGCCCATGATGAG TGATCTGTACGAGCCAGAGGGAAATGCGTGTAGCCTGACGGACAGCACGGCGGAGGAACACGTCCTGGCGCTAGTGGAGCACGCCGCTGATGAGGCCCGCGATCGCATCAACCGCTACATGCCAAACTCGAAG atAGGATACATTAAAAAGGAAGGAGATGGAGCTCTGGTTTATAATGTAGTGAATCAGGATCCAGAGGCAGAAG ATGAAGAAACCCATACTGTGGATTTAAGCTCACTGTCGAATAAACTGTTACCTGGATTTACAACACTGGGCTTCAAAGATGACCGGAGACACAAGG TGACATTCCTCAGCAGTGCGTACAACACTCAGACACTACAGAACAACTCTGTCTACCCGGACCTGCTTCCTGAGGAGATGGACATGCTGTACTCTGCTTATGGGGACGAGACGGGGGTGCAGTGCGCTCTCAG CCTCCAGGAGTTTGTAAAGGACTGCGGCGGCTTTACCAAGAGGTTCGTCGATGATCTGTTAGATAAAATGACAGCCAACGATCACTCCAAGGCCATCTACCAAATCCGACAG AAAAGAAACATGCCAGTGGACGAATCCAAGTCTGCTTTATGTGACATGCAg AGTGCAGACGAAGCCATAATGGACAGTAGATCAGTGCTGGACTTCATGGGTCTGAAGAATTACCCAGATATGACCCTGGACATGCTCAACCCTCTGG caGGGAAACCTGTAAAGAAGGAGCCGGAGCATGAGGACAGCCACCAGCACTTTGATGACACGGCCAAGCTCCTACAGGAATTCCAGGACGCAGCGGTGGACAGGGTCGGATCCAGACCGTCCTCCaatctctcctctctctccaaTGTCTCAGAGAGAGACCAGCACCATTTAG GAAGCTCACCTCACATGGGTGTTGGAGACCAATCGGAGATGGTTCACGACCCTTACGAATTCTTGCAGTCTCCAGAGCCGGACTCGGGCAGCTGA